In Bos indicus x Bos taurus breed Angus x Brahman F1 hybrid chromosome 4, Bos_hybrid_MaternalHap_v2.0, whole genome shotgun sequence, the sequence GTCAGAGGAATAGAATCATCTCCCAAACCCCCAAGAAGAGGAGTGCCAGCCTCAGAGGGGTGAGAAGAAGGCAGTAAGTTGGGCTCGGGGGTGAAAATTtggcttcagaatgggaaaacTGAACACTCTCCTAAGGAGTTAGGATACTAAGTGGGTAATGACACAAAAACAAGAGAAACCCATTTACTGGAGATGATGTATCAAATGAGGACTTGGTCACAAGGAAACGGTGACAGCCAAGGTCCTCAAGCAGAGAGGAAATAAGAGCCCAGGGGGGTGACAGGCCAATGTTACTCTGTCATtagctttgatctccttgaagtccgtTTGTCTAGGAATAATAGTATTATATCAAACTGTGGGTCAAAGTCGAGTCTGGTAGTGGCACTTAAGAGAGTAAAATGATTGGAGAACTACTTGGATAAACTAGGGAGATTTTTACATTGGATGTGACATCTTTGGTACCTTGACTTGGTCATCTGTGCTGTTGATTCTTCTCAGCTCTGGTTCATTAGCAAATCAGCTACTTAGCTTTCAGGATGTCAAATCAGAGCTCAGCAACTTCGTGAACATTTTGTATGGGCACTGAGACAACTCTTTGGAGAAAAGCTGTTAATCAGCTGGAAATATACCTTGGAGTACAGCAGCAAGAGTGTGTATCAACTTGTAAAAAGTACCATGGAAAGTGCAAAAATACCATAGAAATACTGTCAAGTACTTTGCTGAAAACAAGACATGCAAGGTTCCAATTTTTCTCTAAAGTCCTCAACCTAGTGAGCTCACCCAAAGAAAATGGGGTTAGCTTGAGATGACTTGTCCTGTGTGAGCCTGTCTTCTCTTCTCAGATTGCTAAATGGTTTGCCTGATGACTGCCACTCCCCAAGGATGAAGTAGGAAAGTGACAGCTGACTGAGAGTCCTGAAAGTTACAACACTCGTGAATGATTGCTCACTCTCACGTCTGAGGACCTATGTCTTCCTCCTGGAGTGGACTTCAAGGTGCCCACTACTTTCCTTTTCCTAATCCCCCAAAGTGTAGTTTCTAAAACCAGagtcaaaaaatatttctgaattaagTAGTGGATCTCCTTGGGTATCAATTTACTTTTATAGTAACTACATCCCATAAAGCAAGGTATGTATATTAAAGGGATTTGGGATGATGGAGATTAAGACAAATCACCAAAACACAagttttcctgacttcctacctATGGGCTCAGCATTCTTGAGGATATGAACATATTTGGCAGAAAACTGCCTTAATCAAAAAACTGACTTGGGTTGGGGACTGtgttttccttgtttctcatcatttcctatttttattgCTCTATTTTGACCTTCAGCTTCACTTTTACCTCCAtccatctctgtttctcttcctgaTCTCCTTTCCTTCTAATCCAATAGGATGTTCTCTCTCCATAAATGCCTCCCCAAATCATAATTCTCACAAGCGGTAAGTTTGCAAATCATTTCATAATGGCACTTGCACATGCTCTACTGATGCTGTGGGTCTCAGGTTACATACCTGAACATTTCTGTGATAGATGGAATTGGCCTTTTATTAGGTCTGCTTTACCAGCTAATCTTGTAGGGTGGAGGGTAGATGCGGCTGCAAATGGAAGACAGAGTAACAAAAATAcaatgatccaaaacctatggtatgtagcaaaagcagttctaaaaaaGATGTTTCTAGCTGTAAAAGCTTACCTCAGGAACAAGAAAAACctcaacctaactttacacccaaaagaatgagggaaagaagaacaaaacccaaagttagtagaaggaaagaaatcatatagagcagaaataaatgaaatacagactAAAAAGGAAACAGCAGAAGAGATCAGATCAATGAAAGTAAAAGCTGTTCTTTGGAAAGGTAAAAAAATTGATAAGCATTTACccagaaaaagaagggagagggcccgaatcaataaaatcagaaatgaaaacaagttaCAGCAAcatcacagaaacacaaaggacctTCAGAGAGTACTGTGAACAACTACGGGGAACCTAGAAGAAAtcaacaaattcttagaaagagaCAATctccaggaagaaataggaaataagaACAGACcattccagtaaaaaaaaaattgaatcagtaattataACACTCCCAAAAAGAAAAGgccaggaccaggtggcttcacaggtgaattctaccaaaggtttagagaagagttaacacctttccttctcaaactattcccaaaaattgcagaggaaggaacacttctgaaTGCATTCTGTGAGGCTCAAACTAGACAAAgttatcattaaaaaagaaaattacaggcctgataccaaaaccagacaaatctataacaaaaaagaaaattataggtaaaaatatcacttatgaacatagatgcaaaaacatGCCAACTAacaatccaacaatacattaaaaggataatacaccatgatcaagtggcaCTTATCCCAGGGACTAAGGATTTGCAGTATCCTCaaatcaaataaattaatgtgatacaccacattaacaaattgaagaatataaGCCACGTGatcttctttttatttacctCCAcgtaataaataatttaataaataatttaataaatagagCAGATCCATGGAATAGACCTTAAAATCACATTTACAGACACTTCTAGGTCCAAACAGGTAggggagaagctgctgctgctgctagaagGGATGAGGTCCACATGCACTTGAGGACTGAGTCTACCACCCCACCGCCTCTAGGCTGGACGGTGGAGCCCAGGACAGCAGGCGGTGCGGGACACGCACGCACCCACACCTGGCCCTGCAACTGCGCGCTGCAGAATGGCGGGAAATTGTGCTACTTTGAGACAAGCTAGAGGAAGGTTTCCTATGATACTGAGACTCCCATCATTACCCATCAGTCGGAGAACGTTAGCTACCAAAGAGCATCCACTGACAAGGGCAGGGGACAGCAAAGAGGAAGCTATACAGGCCATCTCGTTTCTTCCAATGTCGGGAGTGTCCACGTCACGCACCTCCTGCTGGCTTAGTCCAAAAGCCTCCTGTTGGCATTCACACCAAACAAGGCTCCCTGTGCTTCGGGCATCATCTGCTGGGCTATGAGGTCCAGCTGACTTTCTAGTGTGTTGGACACTAGATCTTGCGGTCCCCGTTATAGATCTCAACACCACCGGCTATTTCCTCGGGCAGGTAGGCCTCCTGATCAATCTGGACATCGATACCACCAGAAAAcgactagagctcatcaatgaagttgcaagatacaaaatttatatgcagagatCTGTCGCATCTCTTtgcactaacaatgaactatcataaagagaaattaaaggaacaatcctatttaccatcacatcaaaaaaaaaaaaaaaaccctaggaataaacttatctgAAGGGGTAAAAGACctatattcagaaaactatgacactaatgaaagaaagatgatataaacagatggaaagatattccatgttcttggaCTGGGAGCATCAGTAGTGTTAAAATGATCAAATTACCTAAGGCAATCTACAGGTTCAGTGTAATCTATCAAAATATCAGTGACAttttttttcacagagctagaacaaataattttaaaatttgcatggaaatgtGAATTCTGACAGAGATATGATTTATTTATGTTGGCACTTCAACAAAACTCTATTATGTGAATCAAAGATCATGTCAACCTCTGCATCTCACCAAATTTTTCTGTGGCTATTAATTTTACCCATGAGGATATTAAAGTTCAGGgaccccaaaaaaaaaaaaaaaaaaaaaaaaaagcaaaaagctacTGACTGAATGAAGGCTAGAACTCTGGTCCCGGATCTAAACATTCCTTTCCAATATGTTGTCACTGCTCCTTCTTTGGTAAAACGATCTATTtctgtcagaatttcctttttcctgCCCTGTTCTCTGTCATTCCAACATTCTGGCTCTAAATCCTCAAgccctcttttcttttctacctAAAATATTGCTTGAAGAAAAGGCAACAGATTAGATGGTACTATTTCAAGTCATACTTGATCACTGAAAATGAACACCATTTAATTTCAAGTCTGAatgtttgttgctgttcagtcactcagttgtgtcagactctgcgagcccatggactgcagcatgccaggcttccctgtatttcactgtctcccagagtttgcacaaactcatgtccactgagtcagtgatgctatccaaccatctcatcctctgttgtccccttctcctcctgccctccagctatcccagcatcaaggtcctttctaatgagttggctcttcgcatcaggaggccaaagtattggagcttcagcttcagcatacatccttcccatgaatattcagcattgatttcctttaggaatgactgcattgatctcttgcagtccaaggagtctttcccagcaccacagtttgaaagcatcaattcttcagcactaagacTTCAAGTCTGGATGTGGGGCATTTAATGGTTTCATCCCTATCTTCTGAAGCAGGGTCGACAGACTGTGACCCAGCAATAAGCTGGCCTGTAGCCTGTTTTAGTAAATAAGCTTGTCCTGCAACACAGCGGTGCTCACTCCTTTACATACTGTTTAGAGTGGCTTATGGTCAAGGGCAGAGTAGCTGTGACAGACAGCATACTACCTGCAAATCCTAAAGCATGTACGAGCTAtccttttacagaaaaaagttGCCGATGCTACAACCAAAATGTGGGGGCAGACACACGAAGCTAGAATAGAAATGTCCCTAAACGAATGCCACCCTTGAGCAGGACTCTCAAGGAAAACCCAGCCGGTTTCCAGGGTTCCTTTCACATCCTGTTCACTAACCGTGATTTCCTTTATGGCAGTGTTAGAAATTCGGCTTAGTGCAGACTCTCAGGTCAGCACCGAGGGTGTTACAGACGCATATGCTATGAACCTTGATCCTTTTGTATTTTGCTGCCTTATTGTTTGCTTCCGTTTTTAGTACACTACTTAGTACATCTTTTCTCAAGAAGAGgaatccttaataaaatttccCTTCACATtgtagtggtaaagagtcagcccAGTTTAGCCTTGATGACTGGTGATGTATTAACCAGGAAAATGGCAGAAGAagccaaggaaaaggaaaaacagactcATTGAGGGAAAGGGCATAAATTACCTTTAGAGACCAGTGACTGCTGTTCCTGCCAATACAAATTTTAACATGTTTGCTGGAGGATTATTTAAACTAGTGCCTCCAAGGTCACTAAGCCACATGCATGGGAAAGAGAGGTGAGAAAAATACAGATTAATTAATATGGACACATGCCTCTGGGCCATCGTATGTGTGAGGTTAGGAAAAGTAGTATAGACACCAACCCACATTTGGGggtaaaaaaaatatgtatattcccCATACATAGCTTATGGTTCTTTTATGGGAAGAGTTTGAAGAAGGAGATCACCACACATTATGGCATGTTCTGTGTTGATCCTAAATGAGAAATCATTGAAGTTATTGAGATCAGGAGGTTTGCACACAGAAGGAGCAGacaagaatatttattgagtttggGAATTTTAGTCCTATCTCCAGGATTGAACCTCATAGAAAGTTTTCAGCATCTCAGAAGTATAAGAGACGTTGAGGTTCAAAAAAGCTCCCTCACAATCATACAAGGATGTCTTTCTCAGACTTGCTCACCTACTTTGCATAAATGACAAATATGCATACGTGGATACAGAGACACCTCCCTTGGATCCAGTATTCCACTAGCCTGTTCCACAGAGAGATTTCTCTAGTGACTTTCACTTAGAACACAAAGCTCTTTCAGGTCTactctgctcccttctcctcccactcacAGGCACCACCAGCATCAGTTGTCCTTGCCTTTTCCCACATTAATGctgtccaatactttggccacctgatgcgaagaactgactcatctgaaaagaccctgatgctgggaaagattgaaggtgggagaaggggacaacagaggatgagatggttggatggcatcaccgactcaatggacatgagtttgagtaagtgccgggaattggtgatgcacagggaagcctggcatgctgtagtccatggggtcacaaagagttggacacgaccgagcgactgaaatgaactgaactgatctggggGAAGAACTAGTGCTACTTGTAACTACAGGCCAAGGATGCTGATAAACATCCTACAGTATGCATGCCAACATCCCATAACAATTCTCAGCCTCATATTATCAATAGTGCCAGAATCGAGAAACTCTGCCTTCTACTAAGTCATCTTCATATCAGAAAAATTTCAGCTATGAAAGACACAGAAACTACTCCAGGAGTGACAACTTGCTAAAGAAGAACTGACATGCTAGTATGGCATTCAGATGTATTATTTGGTGTAGAATGGCTGTATCTAGGTAGAAGTTAGTTCTCATGTCGATTCACTTATTCTGGAAACATCTGCCATATCCCAGCAATTTTGAtaattcctcctccaggaacccatttcttgcattttctagaatttctagaattccattgtcactctgcttatttaacttatatgcagagtacatcatgtcaaatgctgggctagatgaagcccaagctggaatcaagattgctgggagaaatatcaataacctcagatatgcagataacaccacccttacagcagaaagcaaagaggaactaaagatactcttgatgaaggtgaaagagaagagcaaaaagcctggcttaaaattcaacattcaaaaaactaagatgtgacatccagtcccatcacttcatggcaaatagaggatgagatggttggatggcatcaccaactcgatggatgtgagtttgagtgaactccgggagttggtgatggacagggaggcctggtgtgctgcaattcatggggtctcaaagagtcggacatgactgaacaactgaactgaactgttagaaaagactcttgagagtcccttggacagcaaggagatcaaaccagtcagtcctaaagaaaatcaatcctgaatattcattggaaagactgatgctgaagctgaagctccaatactttggccacctgatgcgaagagccaactcattagaaaagaccctgatgctgggaaagattgaaggcaggaggagaaggggacaacagaggatgagatggttggatggcatcaccgactcaaaggacgtgagtttgagcaagctctgggagatggaaaaggacagggaagcctggtgtgctatagtccatgaggtcacaaacagtgagacacaactgattgacttaAAACCACCACCAAGAATTCCATATACCCCTTTGAGTCATGCCTTATTTTGATAGAGTTCAGATTGTTCTCCTTGATTATGTGTATGGCATCACAGTGGAAGCCATGGACCCTGAAGTGAAAGGGCTGTGTTTGTGTCAAAACCCTGTATTGACTACTTCATACTattgaaaattttagaaaaacactTTATCTAAACTTCAACCATCCCATCTAGATTACAGCACAacacttaaaaatgtgtttttagggACAGAATGATTTGCTCTGTGGAAAATCCCAACTGTAGTGTCTGAtacacagtaagcactcaataagtcCATTGTCTTTTCACTGGCCAAGAATTCTGTATTTTTGTGATCTCTAGATATGGGTGAACTGACTAGGGAAGTGTTACCCAGTTGTTAAGAGCACAAATGCTGACACCAGATTTCCTGGGATGGAATCCTGACCTTACCATGTTCTTGCTTTGTGATTTTGGCAAAGTCCTTCATACTTTTGTGTACGTGTTTTCCCATTGATTAAGAAGGAATAATAATGGGTATAAGGAATAATAAAGTGTTGTCATGAGGATTACTAAATAACATAggttaagtatttaaaatatgccTATTAAATAGCAATTCCAGATAAATATAAATTGTGCTCATTCTTTCTCCTAGCTggctttctgggtggctcagacactaaagtgtctgcctgcaatgtgggagactcgggttcaatccctgggttgagaagatcccctggagaaggaaatggcaacccactccagtacacttgcctggaaaattccatggatggaggagcttagtaggctacgcagagtcggacatgactgaacgacttcactttgtacttttttgtacttttctccTAGCTGTCTTGATCTATTTTGATTTCAAATCAGAAtgattttattcttctcattGGAACAAGTGTTCctattaataatgaaatattgacATGGATATATAAAACCAGAGCTATTACAAGACAAATTATATATTGTGAAGTCAGCAATATTAGTTAAACTTCAAGGGTGTAGATTTTAGGATAGTCCTCAGGATAAATGTTCACACTCGAGACAACCAAGGACCTAAATTTTTTGTCTGAGAATCAGGCCACCTGTAGCCCTGTTCTGTGACCTTACTGTAACTTACTTTCTATTTTGAAGAACCATGTCACCATGTGGGCTCATTTCTTTCATTCCCATAACCTTCTTGCAAAGTGGACACAGGCAGATGTTTAAATTGGTTGCTGACTTATCTTCAGTGTGGCATGGAATTCTAAATTTGGATTTGCGATTTTCCTGGGAAATCACATTTCTGGCACCGGTGGCCATGGGTGTCAATGACAAACCTGGACATATAAATAGCTGTGGATGGAAACCCTGCAACCTAGTCCCTCGTCCAGAACCGGTGAGCAACCATGAAGACCTTCATCTTTCTGGCTCTCCTGGGAGCTGCTGGTAAGTTTTGATAGTAGGTTCTATGATGTATTTAAGGTTGTGCTTTCTACTCTGGAAGACAGTAATGAATGTTGAATATAATCTCTGTACTCAAGAGGCTTAAGATGTTGAAATAACAGTGTAATAATACATATGTCTGTAAATAACTAAATCTCATTTGTGAGAGATTATGGTTAGCAGGGGTGATCAATGCAGAAAACATTAAGAGGAAGAATTTGCCTTGAACATCAAGGTACTGTCTATGaagcaacagtgaaaaagaaatgatagtcAATGTTAAGGAAATGTTTTGTCCTTTCTAAGGATCTGCATTTAAGAACTGGGACTAGTCTTGTGAGCATTACATCTCTTCTATACTAAAGAGCACCTTAGGTAGGATCTCAACAGGCAAAGACACTCTATTTCTCATGAATAAAAGCTTTGGTCTGGATTTTACCGCATCTTCACTAATGATATCCCTCTGATATAATATGATATGTCATGCAAtcatgaaaagaaatataaaattactatttctatttttatactgCTAATTTTTACACAATTCATACATACTACCATATTTTCCCAAATTGCATAGTTGTAAATTCATTTCATCTATCTATATACCAAGAAATTTCTTtcctaaaattactttaaaatacacaaataatagGGTACATGTAACACTCTCTGATATTGGAGTCCTTAGAAAACATAACAACTCAGTGGTCATGACTTTACAATGttgaataaatttaaattgttAGATAGACAAGTGGGATGAGGGGAAACATTGGAGACACACACCTTATAATGTTCTATGAAATCATTTGATGAACATCTAGGCAAGAACCAAGGAGACACTTGgggaacaaaaaaataaaactctccaTTACTTTCAGGTCAGAACATTCTTGGATGGCATTTAAAAGTTTCCTTTCTGTTACTTCATATGGTGTTTATCCTATATTGAACTCTACAAATAAACATAATGACGGTGACCCCAAAGTTTTATTGAACACATACTTAAATGTCTGCTCATCAGGGTTCTGTGTAAAAAGTATTCATTATAACCTCAAGTAATGGGCTTCAGGACATTTATTTTGTAAGGAATCTCTTAtttgtctgtgtatgtatgttacaaatgtaaaaatcattatATTGATAAAATTTAAAGCATTAAAACCTAAAAGTTACATACTTATAATAGTGTAAGAAGCATATGTGATGGAATAAGATTATGAAAACAATTATACTTAAATCACAGTTTCCTGATTATGCATCATAAGAGAACATGACTTATCTTCTCCTGGTTCATCTGCAAAACCTTTCTACTGAGTAGAAATTCCACAATGAATCAGTTCTATAAAGAGTTTCCAACTTTCCTCTGTCAGTTGCTTTCCCTGTGGACGATGATGACAAGATCGTGGGCGGCTACACCTGTGGGGCAAATACTGTCCCCTACCAAGTGTCCCTGAACTCTGGCTACCACTTCTGCGGGGGCTCCCTCATCAACAGCCAGTGGGTGGTGTCTGCGGCTCACTGCTACAAGTCGTAAGTAACCAATAGCCCTGTTCTCTGAGGTCAGGGCATCCTCAACCATGCCGAAGACAATCAGGGTGAACTACAGAGTCATGCTTGAGGGGGAGCGTTCAGATTCCAAGACCTCATTATACACCCCCACCAGACATTGTATGCATTGAGGCCTTCCAAATGAAGGCAGTAAAGACACAGGAAGAAAAACGGTGAGTGGTTAAATATGTCTAGAGTATTCTAACATAGctctttcccaggtggctcagtggtaaagaatcaccctaccagtgcaggggacgcaggagataagtgtgtgtgtgtgtgtgtgtgtgtgcacgtgcactgCAAGGGTCCTCTGTCTGTGCTTATGCTCAAGACTGGGCTCCACGGGGAGGGGGAGGCCCTCACACTGGAGACTTAGAGAACTTGTCATCTTTTGATCCAGCGGAATCCAAGTGCGTCTGGGAGAAGACAACATTAATGTCGTTGAGGGCAATGAGCAATTCATCAGCGCATCCAAGAGCATCGTCCATCCCAGCTACAACTCAAACACCTTAAACAACGACATCATGCTGATTAAACTGAAATCAGCTGCCAGTCTCAACAGCCGAGTAGCCTCTATCTCTCTGCCAACATCCTGTGCCTCTGCTGGCACCCAGTGTCTCATCTCTGGCTGGGGCAACACCAAAAGCAGTGGCAGTAAGTCTCACGGGAACACGGTCCCCAGGTCTGAGAATCCTAGAGGTGAAAACCAGGTTCAGGGTCAGGTAGCCCTATGTCACTCAAGGCAGCGTTCCCAGAGGAGAGTGGGGTTCTGTGGAATCTTAGGATATTTAACTGAAATGTGTAGGCTCCGTCTGCTTGACAACACAGAAAGAAAGCACTATGCTAACATTGCCAGACATGCAGCTAAAATATGAATCGTGATTTGCAGAGAAGCAAGGAATGAGGAGTTATGTAGAACAGAGGCTGAGGTTGGAACTGCTCAAAGTACAGCCCTGCTTCAGAAATAAAGTCTCTAGGTTGAAGATATGTGGTCCTGACTCTAGTATTAGTtgttgtgaagtcactcagtcgtgtccgactctttgtgaccccatggactgtagcccaccaggctcctccatccatggaattttctaggcaagagtactggagggggttgccatttccttctccagatactaGTATTAGGGAGAGGACAATTTGCTGACTAAAACCACGTGGAAGACCCTCCAGATAATGGTTGTTCTTCCAAAATAGAAGCTACTAGC encodes:
- the LOC113890875 gene encoding cationic trypsin: MKTFIFLALLGAAVAFPVDDDDKIVGGYTCGANTVPYQVSLNSGYHFCGGSLINSQWVVSAAHCYKSGIQVRLGEDNINVVEGNEQFISASKSIVHPSYNSNTLNNDIMLIKLKSAASLNSRVASISLPTSCASAGTQCLISGWGNTKSSGTSYPDVLQCLKAPILSDSSCKSAYPGQITSNMFCAGYLEGGKDSCQGDSGGPVVCSGKLQGIVSWGYGCAQKNKPGVYTKVCNYVSWIKQTIASN